The proteins below are encoded in one region of Caldanaerovirga acetigignens:
- a CDS encoding deoxyguanosinetriphosphate triphosphohydrolase: MNIREITEEQEIKTLSPYATLSSKSRGRLVPEEKCSVRTEFQRDRDRILHSKAFRRMKHKTQVFISPEGDHYRTRLTHTLEVAQIARTISRALRLNEDLTEAIALGHDLGHTPFGHSGEYVLNRLMKDGFRHEEQSLRVVDVLERGSGLNLTWEVRDGIRNHNSRGNPATLEGQVVKIADWIAYINHDIDDAIRAGILRETDLPREPIDILGKSHALRIDTMIKDIIKESYEKPFIKMSKEVYEATVELRSFLFERVYVGSSAKSQEIKAQKMLELLFEYFSKNVESMPEEFVAIGKKEGIERGVCDYIAGMTDSFAVHKFREIFVPSSWPINASK, from the coding sequence ATGAATATAAGAGAGATAACCGAAGAACAGGAAATTAAAACGCTTTCTCCTTACGCAACGCTGAGCAGCAAAAGCAGGGGGAGACTGGTACCGGAGGAAAAATGCAGCGTCAGAACCGAGTTCCAGAGGGATAGGGACAGGATTCTCCATTCCAAGGCTTTCAGGCGAATGAAACACAAGACCCAGGTTTTCATATCCCCAGAAGGAGATCATTATAGAACCAGATTAACCCATACTCTGGAGGTTGCCCAGATAGCCAGAACTATATCGAGGGCACTGCGATTGAACGAAGATTTGACCGAGGCAATTGCTTTGGGGCATGACCTGGGCCATACCCCTTTCGGGCATTCGGGGGAATACGTGTTAAACAGGCTAATGAAAGACGGCTTCAGGCACGAAGAACAGAGTCTGAGGGTGGTTGATGTTCTTGAGCGCGGAAGCGGACTGAATCTGACCTGGGAGGTGAGGGACGGCATAAGAAATCACAACAGCCGGGGAAATCCTGCGACGCTGGAAGGACAGGTGGTAAAAATAGCCGATTGGATAGCCTATATAAATCACGATATTGATGATGCGATAAGGGCGGGGATACTCAGAGAAACCGACTTGCCCAGAGAGCCGATAGATATTCTCGGGAAGAGTCATGCCTTGCGCATAGATACGATGATAAAGGATATAATTAAAGAAAGTTATGAGAAACCTTTTATCAAAATGAGCAAGGAAGTTTACGAGGCGACAGTGGAATTGAGGAGCTTTCTTTTTGAAAGGGTATATGTAGGGTCCAGTGCCAAATCCCAGGAAATAAAGGCTCAAAAAATGCTGGAGTTGCTTTTCGAGTACTTCTCAAAAAATGTCGAATCAATGCCGGAAGAGTTCGTCGCAATTGGTAAAAAAGAGGGGATTGAACGAGGAGTTTGCGATTACATTGCGGGTATGACCGACAGTTTCGCCGTTCATAAGTTCAGGGAGATTTTTGTGCCATCATCCTGGCCCATAAATGCGAGCAAATAA
- the rpoD gene encoding RNA polymerase sigma factor RpoD — MKAVKELIEKGKKTGTLTYKEIMDTLADFEDLDADQIDKIYESFEEMGIEIINDNDDIPESLLEDIPPEELDLSVPEGVALDDPVRMYLKEIGKIPLLTPEEEIELAKRIEKGDKEAKRRLAEANLRLVVSIAKRYVGRGMLFLDLIQEGNLGLIKAVEKFDYRKGYKFSTYATWWIRQAITRAIADQARTIRIPVHMVETINKLIRVSRQLLQELGRDPTPEEIAEEMEMPVEKVREIMKIAQEPVSLETPIGEEEDSHLGDFIPDEEAQAPADAAAYRLLREQLEDVLETLTPREEKVLRLRFGLDDGKPRTLEEVGQVFGVTRERIRQIEAKALRKLRHPSRSKKLKDFLE, encoded by the coding sequence ATGAAAGCTGTAAAGGAACTCATTGAAAAAGGTAAAAAGACGGGGACGTTGACTTACAAGGAAATAATGGACACCTTGGCAGATTTTGAAGACCTAGATGCCGATCAAATAGATAAGATATATGAATCCTTCGAGGAAATGGGAATCGAGATTATAAACGATAACGATGATATACCGGAATCTTTGCTTGAAGATATTCCCCCGGAAGAGCTGGACCTGTCTGTTCCCGAAGGTGTGGCTCTAGATGACCCTGTCAGGATGTATTTAAAGGAAATCGGCAAAATACCGCTCCTCACGCCGGAAGAAGAGATTGAGCTGGCAAAACGCATAGAAAAGGGCGACAAGGAAGCCAAGAGGCGTCTTGCAGAAGCAAACCTAAGGCTTGTTGTCAGCATTGCAAAAAGATACGTCGGAAGGGGCATGCTTTTTTTGGACCTCATTCAGGAAGGAAACCTGGGCCTAATAAAAGCCGTGGAAAAGTTCGACTACCGCAAAGGATATAAATTCAGCACGTATGCGACTTGGTGGATCAGACAAGCCATAACCCGAGCCATTGCAGATCAGGCAAGAACAATTAGAATTCCGGTTCACATGGTGGAGACGATTAATAAGCTGATAAGGGTATCGCGCCAGCTCCTGCAGGAACTCGGTAGGGACCCGACGCCGGAGGAAATTGCCGAAGAAATGGAAATGCCTGTCGAAAAGGTGAGGGAGATAATGAAGATAGCCCAGGAGCCCGTGTCCCTCGAAACGCCTATAGGAGAAGAGGAAGACAGCCATCTTGGTGACTTTATCCCCGACGAAGAAGCCCAGGCACCGGCTGATGCCGCGGCTTACAGGCTGTTACGAGAACAATTGGAAGATGTCCTGGAAACCTTGACTCCGCGGGAAGAAAAGGTACTGCGGCTGAGGTTCGGACTCGACGATGGAAAGCCCAGAACCCTCGAAGAAGTGGGGCAGGTTTTCGGCGTTACTCGCGAGAGGATACGGCAGATTGAAGCCAAAGCTTTGAGAAAGCTGCGCCATCCGAGCAGAAGCAAAAAATTAAAGGACTTCCTTGAGTAA
- the ppdK gene encoding pyruvate, phosphate dikinase, translating into MTKYVYKFNEGRASMKNLLGGKGANLAEMMHIGLPVPPGFTVTTEACARYYQEGGKIPGEVIGQVFEALESLEETTGKKFGSPDNPLLVSVRSGAPVSMPGMMDTILNLGLNDATVEGLARSTGDRRFAYDCYRRFIQMFADVVLNVEHERFEGIISFVKNKKGVNCDTDLTAEDWQEVLESYKNLVVKHTGRQFPQDPKEQLVMAVEAVFRSWNNQRAIVYRKINKIPDDLGTAVNVQAMVFGNMGEDSGTGVAFTRNPSTGEREIYGEFLLNAQGEDVVAGIRTPKNIKELRSIMPDVYRQLEDVCSLLERHYRDMQDIEFTVEKGKLYLLQTRSGKRTAEAAVKIAVDMVKEGLISKEEAVLRVSPEHVTSLLHRRIDPNAKVEVIAKGLPASPGAASGQVVFSPDEAETLGQQGHKVILVRTETTPDDIHGIVMAQGVLTSRGGMTSHAAVVARGMGKPCVCGCEALSIDYKNEEFRVGELVVRKGDIISIDGSTGKVMLGEVPMIDPVLSEEFRELLKWADEIRRLSVRANADTPQDAKLARDFGAEGIGLCRTEHMFMGQDRLPIVQQMIMATTREERERALEKLLVFQRQDFEGILEAMHDLPVTIRLLDPPLHEFLPDAEELVDEIAQLKAKGDMDGLKEKQEMLKKVKALREFNPMLGLRGCRLGILYPEIYEMQVRAIFQAACNLAKKGVRVIPEVEIPLVSNANELKQLRELVENVASKVMDEEGVKVEYSIGTMIEIPRACITADEIAEYADFFSFGTNDLTQTTYGFSRDDAEAKFLPQYINQKILQEDPFIVLDRKGVGTLMKTAVELGRKVKENLAVGICGEHGGEPNSIEFCHEIGLDYVSCSPYRVPIARLAAAHAVLKKK; encoded by the coding sequence ATGACCAAGTATGTATATAAATTCAATGAAGGCAGGGCTTCTATGAAAAATCTGCTGGGTGGGAAGGGAGCCAATCTTGCTGAAATGATGCACATCGGCCTGCCTGTACCGCCGGGTTTTACCGTTACGACTGAGGCATGTGCGAGATACTACCAGGAAGGAGGAAAAATTCCCGGAGAGGTCATCGGGCAGGTTTTTGAGGCTCTTGAGAGCCTGGAAGAAACGACCGGCAAGAAGTTCGGAAGTCCCGACAATCCCCTTTTGGTTTCGGTCAGGTCGGGGGCGCCGGTTTCGATGCCGGGTATGATGGATACCATACTCAATCTGGGACTGAACGATGCCACAGTGGAGGGACTCGCCCGTTCAACCGGTGACAGGCGCTTTGCCTACGACTGTTATCGGAGATTCATACAGATGTTCGCCGATGTGGTTCTTAATGTAGAACATGAACGATTCGAGGGAATTATAAGTTTTGTCAAGAATAAGAAGGGAGTCAATTGCGATACCGACCTTACGGCCGAAGACTGGCAAGAGGTCTTGGAATCATACAAGAATTTGGTAGTAAAACATACAGGCCGCCAATTTCCCCAGGACCCGAAAGAGCAGCTCGTGATGGCCGTTGAAGCGGTGTTTCGTTCCTGGAACAACCAGCGGGCCATTGTTTACAGGAAAATAAACAAAATACCGGACGACCTAGGTACTGCAGTTAACGTCCAGGCAATGGTTTTCGGAAACATGGGTGAAGATTCGGGGACCGGCGTGGCTTTTACCAGAAATCCTTCCACCGGGGAAAGAGAAATTTACGGGGAGTTTTTGCTGAACGCACAAGGAGAAGATGTGGTGGCGGGGATTAGGACGCCTAAAAATATAAAAGAACTAAGAAGCATCATGCCCGATGTTTACAGGCAGTTGGAAGATGTTTGCAGCCTCCTCGAAAGGCACTACAGGGATATGCAGGATATTGAGTTCACCGTGGAAAAAGGCAAACTCTACCTTCTTCAAACCCGCAGCGGCAAGAGAACGGCAGAGGCGGCGGTAAAAATTGCCGTGGACATGGTAAAAGAGGGGCTCATTTCCAAAGAAGAAGCCGTACTCAGGGTATCGCCCGAGCATGTGACTTCGCTTTTACACAGGCGGATAGATCCCAACGCTAAAGTGGAAGTGATAGCAAAAGGGCTGCCCGCCTCTCCGGGAGCAGCGTCAGGTCAGGTTGTCTTTTCTCCCGACGAAGCCGAAACTTTAGGACAGCAGGGCCACAAGGTGATTCTGGTCAGAACGGAGACCACTCCCGACGACATCCACGGTATAGTCATGGCTCAGGGAGTGTTGACAAGCCGCGGAGGCATGACCAGCCATGCGGCGGTGGTTGCGCGCGGCATGGGTAAGCCGTGCGTATGCGGTTGCGAGGCGCTTTCGATAGATTACAAAAACGAGGAATTCAGGGTGGGCGAGCTGGTTGTACGGAAGGGTGATATAATTTCTATAGACGGTTCTACGGGCAAGGTTATGCTCGGAGAGGTCCCCATGATTGACCCCGTGCTTTCGGAAGAATTCAGAGAACTCTTGAAGTGGGCCGATGAAATAAGAAGGCTTTCCGTTAGGGCTAATGCCGATACGCCGCAAGATGCAAAGCTCGCACGGGATTTCGGTGCTGAAGGCATCGGCCTTTGCAGAACCGAGCATATGTTTATGGGACAGGATCGCCTGCCCATTGTTCAGCAAATGATTATGGCAACGACTAGAGAAGAAAGGGAAAGAGCATTAGAAAAACTTCTCGTTTTCCAGCGGCAGGATTTTGAAGGCATCCTCGAAGCTATGCACGATTTGCCGGTGACGATAAGGCTTTTGGATCCGCCACTTCATGAGTTTTTGCCGGATGCCGAAGAACTTGTCGATGAAATTGCACAGTTGAAGGCTAAGGGCGATATGGATGGCCTTAAGGAAAAGCAGGAAATGTTGAAAAAGGTAAAAGCGCTCAGGGAATTCAATCCCATGCTGGGCTTGAGGGGTTGCCGGCTGGGGATTTTATATCCGGAAATTTACGAAATGCAGGTTCGGGCGATTTTCCAGGCGGCGTGCAATCTGGCCAAAAAAGGCGTCAGGGTTATACCCGAAGTTGAAATACCGTTGGTTAGCAATGCCAATGAATTAAAGCAGTTGAGAGAGCTTGTGGAAAACGTAGCTTCTAAAGTAATGGACGAAGAGGGAGTAAAGGTAGAGTACAGTATAGGGACCATGATAGAAATACCGAGGGCTTGCATTACCGCCGATGAAATAGCCGAATACGCCGACTTTTTCTCCTTCGGAACCAACGACCTGACTCAAACAACTTACGGTTTCAGCCGAGACGATGCGGAAGCCAAATTCCTTCCTCAGTATATAAACCAGAAAATCCTGCAGGAAGACCCCTTTATCGTCCTTGACCGGAAAGGGGTTGGAACCCTTATGAAGACAGCAGTGGAGCTGGGGAGAAAAGTAAAGGAAAACCTTGCGGTGGGAATATGCGGAGAACACGGAGGGGAGCCTAATTCCATAGAATTCTGTCACGAGATAGGTTTGGATTATGTGAGCTGTTCACCTTATAGGGTTCCGATAGCAAGGCTGGCGGCGGCTCACGCGGTGCTCAAGAAAAAATGA
- the dnaG gene encoding DNA primase: protein MGLYPEEIIKEVQDRADIVEIVSNYVSLKKRGENYVGLCPFHSEKTPSFNVSPKKQLFYCFGCGVGGNVFTFLMKKENWTFPEALRWLSERVGIKLPEEEILGKVSKAFKLKREILEINKMAAEYYHYNLLKTTEAERARHYLSSRGILAETVERFNLGYALPAWDGLINFMRSKGIGEDALLKAGLVIPKSSGRGFYDRFRDRIIFPIKDITGSVVGFGGRILDKGEPKYLNSPETPAFNKREHLYGLPMINRGQSPIILVEGYMDCIMLHQHGFTQAVASLGTSLTEQQAKTLKRYTDEVAIAYDSDAAGQAATLRGVGVLVKEGLRVKVIDLPEGKDPDEFIKARGKEAFEELVKSAQNFIDYRLNSAKKGLDLKSQEGKLKFIKRAVLILAEIEDGVERELYVQKISGELNIPKSVLYEEVNKTRTQSIMPNIGSKYKNSQLRDNNKELTKIKFISGFYRVERNLLKMMIEDDEVREKVMERLSAYNFIDVRHRKIAAVVFEMAQKNESVTPKDVAVKLKDDPDAAAELANILMANEKQDGEMVDELISRVKENYLKLAIKKIRSEIQRAEKVGEIKKALNLLSTYHKLKHEIEQLKSYLTGKGGI, encoded by the coding sequence ATGGGCCTCTATCCCGAAGAAATTATAAAAGAAGTTCAAGATAGGGCAGATATTGTCGAAATAGTATCGAATTATGTTTCACTTAAAAAACGCGGCGAAAATTACGTGGGGCTGTGCCCTTTTCATTCAGAAAAGACGCCTTCGTTTAATGTAAGTCCAAAGAAACAGCTTTTTTACTGTTTTGGATGTGGAGTGGGAGGTAATGTTTTTACATTTCTGATGAAAAAAGAAAATTGGACCTTTCCGGAGGCTTTGAGGTGGCTGTCAGAAAGGGTGGGAATAAAGCTGCCAGAAGAGGAAATTTTAGGAAAGGTATCGAAAGCCTTCAAATTAAAGAGGGAAATTTTAGAGATAAACAAAATGGCTGCCGAATACTACCATTACAACCTCCTGAAGACAACGGAAGCGGAAAGGGCAAGGCATTACCTGTCAAGTCGAGGGATTCTTGCGGAGACTGTAGAAAGGTTCAATTTGGGTTATGCTTTACCGGCATGGGATGGGCTTATAAATTTCATGCGCTCGAAGGGAATAGGAGAGGACGCGCTTTTAAAAGCCGGATTGGTAATTCCGAAAAGTTCCGGGAGGGGCTTTTACGATAGATTTAGAGACAGGATTATTTTCCCTATTAAAGATATAACGGGAAGTGTAGTGGGTTTCGGGGGGCGAATCTTGGATAAAGGGGAACCGAAATACCTTAATTCGCCTGAGACACCTGCTTTTAACAAGAGAGAACATCTTTACGGATTACCCATGATAAATAGAGGACAATCGCCTATCATTTTGGTAGAGGGATATATGGACTGCATAATGCTGCACCAGCATGGATTTACGCAGGCGGTGGCGTCCCTTGGAACGTCGCTCACAGAACAGCAGGCAAAAACTTTGAAACGATATACCGATGAGGTCGCTATTGCTTACGACTCCGATGCAGCGGGCCAGGCTGCAACGCTGAGGGGTGTCGGAGTTCTCGTGAAAGAGGGATTGCGGGTAAAAGTGATAGACCTACCCGAAGGCAAGGATCCCGACGAGTTCATAAAAGCAAGAGGGAAAGAGGCTTTCGAAGAGTTGGTCAAGTCAGCGCAGAATTTTATTGATTACAGGCTCAATTCGGCAAAAAAGGGCCTTGACTTAAAATCTCAGGAAGGAAAACTAAAATTTATAAAGAGGGCCGTATTAATTTTGGCGGAAATAGAAGACGGTGTGGAAAGGGAGCTTTATGTTCAAAAGATTTCCGGAGAGTTAAATATCCCTAAGAGTGTACTTTATGAGGAAGTTAATAAAACAAGGACCCAATCGATTATGCCAAACATTGGCTCAAAGTATAAAAACAGCCAATTAAGGGATAATAATAAAGAATTGACAAAAATAAAATTTATCTCGGGTTTTTACAGAGTAGAAAGAAATCTTTTAAAAATGATGATAGAGGATGATGAAGTAAGGGAGAAGGTTATGGAGAGATTGTCGGCTTACAATTTCATAGATGTGAGGCACAGAAAAATTGCCGCCGTGGTGTTCGAAATGGCTCAGAAAAACGAATCTGTAACGCCTAAAGATGTGGCCGTGAAGTTGAAAGATGATCCTGACGCTGCGGCAGAACTGGCCAACATACTAATGGCGAACGAAAAGCAGGATGGAGAGATGGTAGACGAGTTAATAAGCCGGGTAAAGGAAAATTACTTAAAATTAGCGATAAAGAAGATAAGGAGTGAAATCCAACGGGCGGAGAAGGTGGGAGAAATAAAAAAAGCTCTTAACCTTCTTTCAACCTATCACAAATTAAAGCACGAAATAGAACAACTTAAGTCATACCTTACTGGGAAGGGGGGAATATGA